CTGCCCGCCCAGTTGGTGCAGCTAGCAAGATCGGTACTTGCCGTTGCTCTGAAAGATCAAGCTCATGGATCTCAGCAAAAAGTTGAACGATCCCATTGATGATCGTCGTTTTACCTGTTCCTGGTCCACCAGTCAACAAAAAGACAGGCGAAACGACAGCTTGTAAGATCGCTTCTTTTTGAGACTTACCGTAAGTTATTCCTTCTTCAGCTTCGATCTGAGCTAAAGCTTTTTTTAACTCTGCTTCAGTCACTGCTTTTAGTTTAGGTCGTTCCATCAACCGCTGGAGCTCTTTAGCACTTTCGTACTCAGCATAGTAATAACGCTTTAAGTAGATCCGTCCATCTTCTGAGATCACTTGGCCTGCTTCACCGAGCTGTAAGAGCTGATCGGCAATAAGTTCAGGTTCGATCTTTTCAGAACGACTATGCTCTAATAATTCAAGAGTTCTTTGTAAAAGTTCTTTACCATTTGTATACGTATTCCCCTCTTGCAAGCTCAATTGTAAGATACTTTCAAAAAGAGCACCTTTCAAACGAACAGGATCAGTTGCACCAAAGCCTAATTCATGTGCGATCTGATCTGCACGAACAAAGCCGATCCCTTCGATCTCATACGCTAAACGATAAGGATCTTGATGTAAAATGTCGAGCGTTTTTTCATGATATTTTTCAAAGATCTTTGCAGCCATGTTATCTGAAAAGCCTAAGCTACCTAGTCCGATCAAAGTCTGTTCTGTTCCGTTATCTTCTTTTAAACCGACAAGTAAACTTTCTTTTTGTTTAGCTGTCAGATCTAACTCCTCGGCTTTAGTTGGATCTTTCAACAAGATCTCGATCGCATTCTCACCTAGTTGCGTAACGATCTTTTGGGCTGTCTTTTCGCCGATCCCAGAAAAATGATCACTCGCTAAATAGGCAACGACACCTTTTTTCGACGCTAAAACAGCTGGTTTATAACTTAAAACTTGGAATTGCTGCCCATATTTTGGATGAGTCACGATCTTTCCTTTGAAATAATAGCTGTTTCCTTCAACTAACTCAGGGAAATTACCTGTGATCGTTACTTCTGCGCCTAATTCAAGATCGGTCTGTTCGATCGAAACAACGGCAACTTTATAAAAGCTAGCAGGAGCCTCAAAAAAGATGCTTTGCACCATTCCTGTCAAATGACCTTGTTTTTCATCTTCATCAAATAATGCTAATTCTTCTTGTTGCATCTTCTACCTCGCTTCCTGCTTTAATACACTATTGTTTTTTCTTATTTTGGAGCAATTTTTCAATATCGCCTAAACGCGTCTGTAAACGTTCGTATAATTTAGGATCAGCTTGTTTAGCTCTTTCAAAGTAAACTTTAGGATCTGCGCCTAAAACAACAGCTAGTACGCCCAACTGAAAATTAACATTAGCATCACCAGCTTTAAAACTCAAGGCTTGTTCATACATCTGTCTAGCCTTTTCAAAACTCCCCACGGCTAGCAAACAATCACCTAAAAGTCGTTTTGTCTCAAAAGAAGCCTTTGATTCGTCAGCTGTTAATGCAAACGCTAAAGCTTTTTGGTGTTCACCTTTGGCATAATAAGTTTGGGCTAGCATTAGATAAGCTTCAGCCTTTAATTTATCATCTTTGACTAAACTAAATTCTTTAAGCGCTTCGTCATATAAAGCACTTGCATAATAAACATTTCCTAAACCATAGTGGAGCAATCCTAATTTTTGTGGTTGCTCTTTCAAGGCATTCAAAGCTCGCTTGAAAAGCTCTTCTGCTTGCTCGAAGCTCTTTTTTTCTGTCAAAGCAACTCCTAAAGCATAGTAACTCTCTTCATCATAAGGATCAGCATCGATCTTTTTGATCAGCTTTTGAATGATCGCATCCAATTTAGCTGCTTCTTTTTGCCGTTTTTCCATTTTACATTTGACTCTTTTCTTTTAAAATTAAACAACGTCAGTCGGATCAAGGTCTTTTTTTAGATAATCCGTTTTATTCCACGCTAAGCACTTAAAATTTTCACCATCTTTTGTCTCTAAGATCGTCGTACTTGTATTAGCAAGACCACCTTGATCACGTAATTTAGCTAATGGTACTCCCAATAAATGCCGGATCTCAGCACAAAGCGCTGCCCCATGGCTAACGATCAAAACATTTTCTTTTGGATAGCGAGCACAGATCGCTTTGATCTTTGGCGTCATCCGCGCAAACAATTCTGGAAAGGATTCACCGGCGATCGCACTTGGATCGTAACGCTCAGGATGATAGCGAAAAGCATCGAGTTCAGCTGGATATTTCTCAGCAACTTCCGTAAATTTCATCCCTTCCATCTTTCCAAGATCAAATTCTTGTAAAGCTACATCAGCTTCAAGTTTTACGGGACGGTCCAGTTGTTTGATCAATTCTTTAGCGGTCGTCTTTGCTCGCTTGATCGGACTACAATAAACTTTTGCAAAAGCAATTGGGGCTAAATATTTTGCTAGTAGTTCGATCTCATGGTAACTTTCTGGTAATAATGGTGAATCACCTTTAGCCCCTTGATAACGCCCTTCCAAGTTCCATTCAGTCTTACCATGACGTACAAAATATAGTCTTGTCAAATTTCGCGTAGCTATATAAATGTAGGATCATATAGTTCAATATGATCAGAAAGAACTATAGTTTCCCTTTCCTTTCTTTTATCTACACTGGTCGTCTATTTATCCACCCCACATTTTTTCTTTCTAGTGAATAAGTAATGACTAGCGACCTCTTAACTAGAAATAATCAACTATTATTATATAATTTGCATTTAGATCAAGCAAGGAGCACAAAAAAGACTACCTGAAAGACTAAGCTTTCAGGTAGTCTCAGGATCTTACGTGTTAAAGATCATACGTATTGTAATTTGCGTCCATTTTGATAAGCATGGTCGATCGTTCCACTTCCAAGGCACTCGGCACCATCGTAGAAAACAACTTCTTGACCAGGCGTGATCGCTCTAACTGGATCATCAAAGATCACTTCAACTTTAGTGCGGTCATCGTTGAAACGAACTGTGACACCAGAATCTTTTTGGCGGTAACGGAACTTAGCGGTACAATGAAATTCAGAACCACGGTCTTCGATCGGAGCAACAAAACTCAATTCACTAGCTTCTAAGCTCGTTGCGTAAAGATGCTCATTATGGTATCCTTGTCCAACTAAAAGTGTATTGGTAGCTAGATCCTTGCCGACAACAAACCAAGGTTCGTTACTCTTAGCATCGCCTCCGATCCCCAGTCCGCGACGTTGACCGATCGTATAATTCATCAAGCCAAAATGTTCACCTTTGACTTCGCCGTCAACAGTCATCATCTTACCAGGTTTAGCAGGTAAAAATTCACTTAAGAATTTACTGAAATCACGTTCACCGATAAAACAAACACCAGTTGAATCTTTCTTTTTAGCCGTTGCTAGACCAGCTTCTTCAGCGATCTTTCTGACCTCTTGTTTGTTCATCCCACCGATCGGAAACATAGCTTTTTGCAAATTCTTTTGGGTCAACTGACTCAAGAAATAAGTTTGATCTTTGTTTTCATCGACACCACGCATCAAATGAACAGTTCCATCTGGATCGCGTTTAAGTTGTGCATAGTGCCCCATTGCGATATAATCTGCATCTAATTGCATAGCATAATCTAAAAAAGCTTTGAATTTGACTTCTTTATTACACATCACATCTGGGTTAGGTGTCCGTCCTTTCTTATATTCATCTAAGAAATAAGTAAAGACACCGTCCCAATACTCTTTTTCAAAGTTGACTGAATAATAAGGAATCCCGATCTGATCTGCTACTTTAGCGACATCAGCATAGTCTTCGGTAGCCGTACAGACCCCACTATCGTTCTTGTCATCCCAGTTTTTCATAAAAACCCCGACAACATCATAGCCTTGTTGTTTGAGCAAATAAGCGACGACCGAAGAGTCGACACCGCCACTCATACCCACAACGACTCTGATCTTGCTCTTATCTTCCATTGAAGATCACCATCATTTCATTTAGATTCTGAATCTTTACGATTTGAAGGTCGTTTTATTCAGTAGCTCCCATTATAACGAGTATTTTAACTTTTGACAAGAGACTCTTACTTACTTTTTTATATTAAATTATTGTACCTTTTCTAAGATCTGGCGTGAAATAAGATCTTCTAAAATATAGTTCAATTGTTCAACATTAGCTGTTGCATCCTTACCGTTGAAGATATTGACTTCTTTTAGACCGTTAGCTGTTGTTGTCACTAATTTAAATGACTTTAGATCAGCCGAAACGACAACTTTTAATTTAAAACCCTTAAAAGGAGAGGCTGGATCTAAAGAGCGTTCCAATTGAAATTTTCCCCCCTTTGTTTCAATAAAACCTGTATCACGTAAAGCATATTTTTTTACATTATCAGATAAACGATAAGTCGTTTGATCACCTAAGATCTTTGCTGTTTTTTGATAAGCCATTTTGATCACCTCAGTTAAATTTATTTTTTAAGTCGCTGGCAGAGCTCGGCTAATTTATCAGCTACTGTTTCGATCTCTGCTAACGTATTATAACGTCCAAAACTAAACCGTAATGTTTCACTGATCCGCGGATCATCTGCACCATACATCGCTTGCAAAACGTGGGAAGGTTCTAAAGAACCGGCAGTACAGGCTGAACCAGCAGCCGCTGCGATCCCTGCTAGATCAAGATTGGTCAATAAAGCATCGCTGGCACACCCTTTGAACCACAAACTGATGACTTGAGGCAGTTCATCTGCACCATGTTTGCCATTGACCTCAAAATCAACGCCTTTTTGACGTAAACGCGTGATCAGATGAGTTTTGAAACTTTGATATCTTTCTTGGAGAAGCTCGCGCTCATTTTGTTCTAATTCGACCGCTTTAGCAAAACCAGCGATCCCTGCAATGTTTTCTGTTCCTGCCCGACGTTTTAATTCTTGCTCGCCTCCTAAGATCAAAGGCTCTAGCTCTAGACCTGCTCTTTCATATAAAAAGCCGACCATTTTAGGTCCGTTGAGCTTATGCGCTGTTGTTGACAAAAGATCGATCTGATCGCGTTTGACATCGATCTCAGTGATCCCGTAAGCTTGGACTGCATCTGTATGGAACCACGCATTACTTTGAGCTACGATCTCACCGATCTCGTGGATCGGCATATGACTTCCGACCTCATTATTACCAGTCATGATCGAAACTAAGATCGTATCTGGTCGTAAAGCTTGTTTAAGTTCGTCAAGTGAGATCAAACCATTTTGATCCACATCAAGATAAGTCACTTCATAGCCATTTTTCTCTAAGTATTCCATCGGTTTTAAAACTGCTTCGTGTTCGATCTTAGTCGTGATCAAATGGCGGCCTTCATTTTTACGTTTTTTAGCTGTCATGAGGATCGCCGTATTATCACTTTCAGTTCCACCACTAGTGAAGATGATCTCATTTGCTTGTGCAGCATTGATCGAATCTGCGATCACTTGGCGACTTGCTTGTAAAACTTGGCGTGCTTTACGTCCAAATGAATTTGTCGCCGAAGCATTGCCAAAAACATCGCGCATCGTTTGACTCATTACTTCGATAACTTCGGGTGCCATGGGCGTTGTTCCTGCGTTATCAACATATATCTTTTCCACTCTTATCCTACTTTCTTACCATAATTAAGCTTGAGCCCAATTCAAGATCATTTGAGCTGAGCGCTTACCTGCTTCGATGATAAACTCATCAAATGTTTGTCCAGCCTCTTCGTCACCAACATCAGACATAGCCCGAACGATCACAAAAGGTACTTTGAATTGATAGGCAACTTGAGCGATCGCCCCGCCTTCCATTTCGCAACAAAGTGCAGCTGGATAGATCTCCTTGATCGCTTGGATCTTTTCTTTAGAAGCAACGAATTGATCGCCCGTAACGATCAGACCTTCTTTCGTCGCCAATTTGGCTTTAGTAGCTGCTTTTGTCAGTTCCGCTAATAAAGCTTGATCGGCTGGATAGATCTGTGGCTGTTGTGGTAGTTGTCCTGGCTTATATCCAAAAGCAGTTGCATCGGCATCATGATAAGCAGCGCCAGTCGAAAAAACAACATCCCCAACATGAAGCCCAGTACCGATCCCCCCAGCAGAACCAGAGTTGATCACAGCTGTGACCCCAAATTCAACGATCAAAAGAGCTGTGGTCACCCCAGCTTGGACTTTACCGATCCCAGAACGAACTAACACAACAGGTTTTTTAGCTAATTTTCCTTCATAAAAATCGATCCCACCGATCGTTTTTTCAGTTCGATCTTCAAGTTTAGCTAAAAGTTCTTTCAACTCTTCTTCCATTGCACAAATAATTCCATATTTCATCTGACGCTATTGTCCCTTCTACTTTAAAAATTTACAAAACGCATAAACAAGAAAACTAAAACCAGTAAAACACACAAGATCCCGATCGTAATATTCAACCGCTTTGCTAAACGCTTAGTTTTTTGTGCTTCAGTCTCGGCTTTTTGCCTTTTTTTAGCTTCCGTACGACTATGACCTTGTGCCTCAACATTCGCATTTTTACTTCGGCGCAAAGGACGTTCATTTGTCGTTTCGTTTTTTTCTTCCATCGTATTTCACCTATTTTAACGCATCAACTGCCAAAACATGACTGCCATGATCGTCTTACTATCACAGATCAAACCTGACTGCATTGCTTTTAACGCTTCAGCTTGCGTTAATTCGACTTTTTCTAGAAATTCATCTTCGTCTTGGGGCAGTTCTTCTTTGACTGGTGTCAGACCACTAGCATGATAAAGATAGATCTTTTCATCTGCAAAACCAGGTGAAGTGTAAAATGGCATGATCAACTCAAGCTTTTCTGCTTGATAGCGTGCTTCTTCATTTAATTCACGCATCGCAGTCTCGAGCGGACTATTTTGTTCATTTGGTTCGATCTTACCAGCTGGGATCTCTAACGTAACTTGACCAAGTGGGGCGCGCCACTGCTTGATAAAAACCATCTTATCAGCTGGTGTGATCGCGATCACACCTACAGCACCATGATGTCGCACGATCTCACGATATGATGTTTTACCATTTGGCAACTGGACTGTTTCGCGATCAAGATCGATCACTGTCCCATCAAAAAGATGTTCAACTGCGGTAACTTTTTCTTCAAATTCCATTACACTCGCCCTTTCAAGCAAAATTTAACAGTTTAATTATAACATATCTCATTTTCGGTCCAAACGACAACAAGTTGTACTTGGAGCCTATCTCAGATCCAAATACAACTTGCTGGTTAATTATTATTTTTCAAGACCTTCGCTAACTGCTTCAGGGAAGTTAGTTGCAACGATCTGGGCACAAGAAGCACAAAGTTCAGGGAAGCGTTCGTCACTGCCAACATCTAAAGTGATGCGACGACAACGTGGACAAACATCACCTTCTGCATGTTTGACAACGACTTTGACTGCACCATAATCATCTGCGTCGGCAGGCGCTTCTTCTAACGGTAAAACATCAAGTTCAGAAACGATCAAAGCTTGGCGGATATCAGCATCTAAACTGTCAAGTTCGGCTTTGACACCTTCAGAAACATATAAGAAGACATGCGCTTCAAATGATTTACCGATCAATTTAGCATTCCGTGCTTCTTCTAAACTCTTCAAAACGTGCGAACGTAATTTCATGAAACGCGTCCAGTTTTGTGTGATCTGATCTTCATGATCAAAATGTTCGACTGCTGGCATCTCTGCTAGTTGGACATAATCTTCTGGTTCTTTTAAGAAGTTCCAAACTTCTTCAGTCGTATGTGGCATAACTGGCGTCATCAATTTAGCTAGACGCACGACTGTATCATAAAGAACTGTTTGCATCGAACGACGTTTCTTAGCGTCTTTTGCTTCCACGTAAACAACATCTTTAGCAACTGCCAAGTAGAAAGCAGAAAGATCGGTCGTGACAAAATTGATCAATTTCTTGTAGATGTCCATGAAATTATAATTAGCGTAGTCATCTAAGATCTCTTTTGTGAATTTATTGACTGCGATCTGCATATATTGATCGATCGCTTCAAGTTCTTCAAATGCGACCTTATCCTTAGCTGGCTCAAAATCACTTGTATTTGCCAATAAGAAGCGCACCGTATTCCGCACTTTACGGTAGCTTTCTGAGATCTGGGCAAAGCTTTCCATCGAAACACGCACATCAGCTGAAGTATCAACACTTAAGACCCAAAGACGAATGATCTCGGCCCCCATCTTCTTGATAACTTCTTCGGGAACGATCGTATTTCCAAGTGATTTACTCATCTTACGCCCTTCACCGTCAAGCGTGAAACCTTGAGAGACGATCTGCTTATATGGTGCATGACCAGAAACGGCCACGCTTGTGATCAAACTCGAGTTGAACCAACCACGGTATTGGTCAGACCCTTCCAAGTATAGATCAGCAGGATAAGTCAAATAATCACGCTCTGCACAAACACCTTGATGTGAAGTACCTGAGTCAAACCAAACATCCATGATATCTGTTTCTTTAGTAAATTCGCCGTTTGGTGAATGCTCATTTGTATAACCTTCTGGTAAAAGATCTTTAGCATCTAACTTGAACCAAATATTAGAGCCATGTTTTTCGACTAATTGTGCGACATGTTCGATCGTTTCTTTTTCCATGATCGCTGTACCATCTTCCGCATAGAAGATCGGAAGCGGTACGCCCCAAACACGTTGCCGTGAGATGACCCAATCGCCACGATCGCGGATCATGTTATACAAGCGTTTTTGACCCCATTCAGGTAAGAAGTCGACTTCATTGATCGCATCTAAAATATTATTACGGATCTTATCAACTGAAGCAAACCATTGTGGTGTTGCTCGGAAGATGATCGGTTTCTTTGTCCGCCAGTCAAAAGGATAGCTATGTTCGTATTCCATCGACTTCAATAAAAGACCAGCTTTTTCAAGTTTTTGTAAAGCTACTTCATTAGCATCTTCATAAAAGACACCATCAAATTCAGGGCCACACTCAGCTGTCAAGTGACCAGTATCATTTACCGGCGCAAAGATCTCTAAGCCGTATTTCATCCCCATCTTGTAGTCATCATCACCATAACCAGGAGCAGTGTGGACTAAGCCAGTACCAGAATCAGTTGTGACGAAATCACCTAACATCACAAGCAATTCCCGATCATCATAGAATGGGTGCTTAGCTGTGATATATTCAAGTTCTTGTCCTTTAACGACTTTGAGCGTCTTAACGTTTTCCCAACCAAACAACTCAGCATTTTTTTGCACTAAGTCGGCTGCCATCACAAATTTACGTGTTTCACCTTCTGGTTGAACTACAGCATAGTCAAAGGAGGCATCGATCGTGATCCCTTCAGAGGCTGGGATCGTCCATGGTGTAGTCGTCCAAACGACCATGTAAGTATCTTCATCTAAAACCCCTTTACCATCTAAAACTTGTTCAGCATAGAAAGCAGATGGTGAAGTTACATCATGGTATTCAACTTCAGCTTCAGCTAAAGCAGATTCAGATGACCAAGACCAGTAAACAGGACGCTTTCCTTTGTAGATCAAGCCTTTTTCAGCCATCTTGCCAAAGACGCGGATCTGTTGCGCTTCATATTCAGGTGCAAGTGTCAAATATGGGTCGTCCCACTCACCAGCGACACCTAAACGTTTGAAATCTTTTCGTTGTTTATCGACTTGTTCTAAAGCATATTCGCGACATTTTTCTCTAAAATCAGCCACAGAAAGTGCTTTACGGTCGACCCCAGCCTTTTTTAATTGTTGTTCGATCGGAAGACCATGAGTATCCCAACCTGGAACATAAGGAGCCCGAAAGCCCATCATTGATTTAGCACGTACGATGATATCTTTTGAGATCTTGTTCATTGCGTGTCCCATATGAATATTTCCGTTTGCATATGGCGGTCCATCATGTAAGACAAAAGAAGGTTTGCCTTCGTTTAATTTTTGGCGTCGTTCATAAACTTTATTTTCTTCCCATTCTGTTTGACGCTCTAATTCGCGTACAGGTAAATTCCCACGCATCGGAAATTTAGTTTTACCTAAATTTAAAGTATCTTTGATTCTCATAAAAATACCTGCCGTGGAGTGGTGAACACAGCTTGCCCTTCCTTATTTTTTTGAATAAAAAAGATCTCATCCCTACAAGGGACGAGATCTCGCGGTACCACCCAATTTAAGAATTTTACTAAAATTCCACTCTATGATCGGCTAACACTGATCAAGCGGACAAAGCTACTAAAGTTCACCTTGCCAAAAAAGAGATGATAAGAACAACTTCAGTGGGTGACCGATCTTTGCACCAATCCCATCGGCTCGCTGACACCATGTAAGTTTATCTCTTGTTCTCTTATAATTTTTAATCGACCTTAAACACTAGGCGTTTTCCGAACTGTCTTCAGCAAACTGACGCCCGCTAGTAGAGTTGGATTCTGGGAAGATCACAACTGTTTCCTTTTCCTCTTCAACTGTTGCAGTGTCATCTACGCCTTGTTCAGGTACATAAACGTCTGTTGTTTCGTCTTTATCATTTGAAAATGATTTTACTTCTTTTGCCTCGGCTTTGTCAAGGGTATCATCATGACGAATTGCTTCTTGGATCGCTTCATAACTAGTTGTTTCTCCTTGACGTAAAATATCATCCCATTCACTGCCTTTGACAACTTCAAGCTGTGATTCTAACATCACTTGGAGCTTTTGTCTAAAAATGCGCGCTTGCTTTCTTAGATCATCCGTTTCCAAAGCTAAGCGCTTGGATTTCTTTGAAGCCTCATCGATGATATGCCGTGATTTTTCATTTGCTTGATCAATGATATCTTGACCTTGCTTTTGAGCTTCACGATTGATGATCTCAGCTTCACGTTGTGAATTAGCCTTAACTTTATCGGCAGCTTCTTGGGCAACAATGATCGATTGATTCAACGAATCTTTCAAATCATTGAAATATTTGAGTTTTTCTTGACTTTGGCGTAAGCTCTCAGTCAAATGCTCATTTTCTTTTAAGACCAACTCATAGTCTTTGATGATCTGATCTAAAAAATCATTGACTTCATCTTGATCATAGCCACGTAATTTTGTATGAAACTCTTTATTATGAATATCCAAAGGGGTCAATGCCATCCCCAACACCTCCAAATTTTGTAAAAATCATTTTCTGATAACTGAAACTTCACAGCGAAGCTTATCCCGTTTTGATCGGCCTAAGACTTGCTCGAATCTGATCCGCCCATAACCGCGGACTGAAATAATATCTTTTGAACCTACCTCAAGATCCGAGCGCTCAAGGGTAAGCCAATTTAAACTGATCTTCTTAGCGTTGATCATATCTTTGACACGCTGGCGTGAAAGTCCATAGACTGCTTTGACGATCACATCAATACGTAAAGAACTACACGAGATAACTAATTTTTCCCAAGCGGGTATAACTTCTGTCAACTGGGTCAACTCTTTAGGTCGCAATGACACATGAACTTTACCGATCTGGTCGACTTGTTGGACCAAATATTCACTGATATTTTTTTGGACGATAACTTGCCAAGAAAATTCATCTGTAATGATATCCCCTAAAACATCCCGTTCTAGGCCTACATTTGCCAGTGTCCCTAAGACTTTACCGTGGCTCAAAGTCACAAACTTGGTCGGATAATCGATCTCCAATAATTGTAGTTCAAAATCAGCTAGCGTTGGTTCATAATAAGCTGGATAAAACAAAAGACGTTTCCGTTCTGCACCAGCAAAACCTCCATGGACACTCATCTTGACTGGACCCTCAGCTTGTAACAAAAAGCGCGCAATATACTGCTGTCTTGGATCTAAAAAATGTGTCAACACTGGCCGATATTCATCTTGAGCTTGTCTGATCAGATCCAACAATTGATCGATCAGTGGCCGTTCTTCTTTACGAAAATGTTGATATATCTGCTCACTCACCTATCTGTTGCTATATTAAATGTGAAAGTATGCATCCAAATATAATAATTTGATCACACTGAGAAAGAAATATAGATTCCCCTTCTAAAGGCTATTCTTTGACCACGATCACCTATCTACATTTTACCTTTCTCATAGGCGATCTGCGACACATTTTCGCTCTTTGATCACAGTGTTAAAAACCAAGGCCTAAAAGAGCCAAAAGCGCAAACACACCACGTTCAACAAACTGCAAAACGATCAAAGCTACTAATGGAGCAAAACTGATCCCTGCGATCGGCGGGATAAAGTCAAATAACCTTAAATATGGCTGACATATTTTGATCAATAATTGCCCAAGTTTTGTGTTATATGCTCCTGGAAACCACGAAAGTAAACAGTAAGCAACGATCAAAAATGAATAAATATTGAATAAATCACTAATTATCGTTAATAGTCCCACTTAATACTACCTCTATTTATAATTATAGTCGTTATCCCGCATTGTATCGGTCAAACTTCCCTCAACTTCAAAATCTTGTGGTGTACACAAGAAGATCTGTTCACCGATCCGTTTGATCTCACCATCGACTGCAAAAACGACTCCTGAAAGAAAATCAACAACACGGTGGGCTTGCGCATCGTCCATCCGTTGAAAATTGACTACAGCTGCCTGACCTTCAAGTAACCGTGAAGCGATCGCACGTACATCAGAAAAGATCCGTGGTTCGAAAAGCATGATCTTTTTTTCTAATGGGCGTTTATTATTATGCAATTCCATCACATTTGGTTGCTCTTTTAGATCATTATCTGGTCGTGGTGGTTCTGTATAATTATTAGGTTCCGAGCGATCATCTTCAATTCTTTCTTCTTCATCATCGATATTAAAAAAACTACCAAGTCTACTTGAAAATGACATATTCGTTCCCCCTTATTTTAGTGACGGCGCCGTGAGAAAAATGGTGGGTTACTTAGATCATCATCATTGTTATTTTGTTCGTTTGATGAGTTAGATCCAAAAACGTTGAAGTCTGTTTTTTCAACATTTTGGAATTCTGTTTCACGTTGTTGAGTTGATTTTCGTGCCCCATTCATCTCACGTGAAAGATCCCAATCTCCTAGTGGATCATTATTGGTCGGCTGTGTTTTTGGTTGTTCTTTGCTCGTTTGTTCGTTAGTAAAAGGCCGTTTTATATTATGTGGTTTGAATCCACTATTTACTTCTTTTTTCTTTTTATCGATCCCCGTTGCGATAACGGTAACGATCACGCTATCTTGTAATGATTCATTGATCGAAGTTCCGAAAATGATGTTGACATCGCTTGTCGCTGCTTGAGAAACGATATCAGAAGCCGCTTGTGCTTCAAATAAACTTAGATCTGGACCACCTGTAATATTCAAAAGAACTTGTTCAGCACCA
This window of the Ligilactobacillus faecis genome carries:
- a CDS encoding NUDIX hydrolase, yielding MEFEEKVTAVEHLFDGTVIDLDRETVQLPNGKTSYREIVRHHGAVGVIAITPADKMVFIKQWRAPLGQVTLEIPAGKIEPNEQNSPLETAMRELNEEARYQAEKLELIMPFYTSPGFADEKIYLYHASGLTPVKEELPQDEDEFLEKVELTQAEALKAMQSGLICDSKTIMAVMFWQLMR
- the ileS gene encoding isoleucine--tRNA ligase, which codes for MRIKDTLNLGKTKFPMRGNLPVRELERQTEWEENKVYERRQKLNEGKPSFVLHDGPPYANGNIHMGHAMNKISKDIIVRAKSMMGFRAPYVPGWDTHGLPIEQQLKKAGVDRKALSVADFREKCREYALEQVDKQRKDFKRLGVAGEWDDPYLTLAPEYEAQQIRVFGKMAEKGLIYKGKRPVYWSWSSESALAEAEVEYHDVTSPSAFYAEQVLDGKGVLDEDTYMVVWTTTPWTIPASEGITIDASFDYAVVQPEGETRKFVMAADLVQKNAELFGWENVKTLKVVKGQELEYITAKHPFYDDRELLVMLGDFVTTDSGTGLVHTAPGYGDDDYKMGMKYGLEIFAPVNDTGHLTAECGPEFDGVFYEDANEVALQKLEKAGLLLKSMEYEHSYPFDWRTKKPIIFRATPQWFASVDKIRNNILDAINEVDFLPEWGQKRLYNMIRDRGDWVISRQRVWGVPLPIFYAEDGTAIMEKETIEHVAQLVEKHGSNIWFKLDAKDLLPEGYTNEHSPNGEFTKETDIMDVWFDSGTSHQGVCAERDYLTYPADLYLEGSDQYRGWFNSSLITSVAVSGHAPYKQIVSQGFTLDGEGRKMSKSLGNTIVPEEVIKKMGAEIIRLWVLSVDTSADVRVSMESFAQISESYRKVRNTVRFLLANTSDFEPAKDKVAFEELEAIDQYMQIAVNKFTKEILDDYANYNFMDIYKKLINFVTTDLSAFYLAVAKDVVYVEAKDAKKRRSMQTVLYDTVVRLAKLMTPVMPHTTEEVWNFLKEPEDYVQLAEMPAVEHFDHEDQITQNWTRFMKLRSHVLKSLEEARNAKLIGKSFEAHVFLYVSEGVKAELDSLDADIRQALIVSELDVLPLEEAPADADDYGAVKVVVKHAEGDVCPRCRRITLDVGSDERFPELCASCAQIVATNFPEAVSEGLEK
- a CDS encoding DivIVA domain-containing protein — translated: MALTPLDIHNKEFHTKLRGYDQDEVNDFLDQIIKDYELVLKENEHLTESLRQSQEKLKYFNDLKDSLNQSIIVAQEAADKVKANSQREAEIINREAQKQGQDIIDQANEKSRHIIDEASKKSKRLALETDDLRKQARIFRQKLQVMLESQLEVVKGSEWDDILRQGETTSYEAIQEAIRHDDTLDKAEAKEVKSFSNDKDETTDVYVPEQGVDDTATVEEEKETVVIFPESNSTSGRQFAEDSSENA
- a CDS encoding RNA-binding protein, with the translated sequence MSEQIYQHFRKEERPLIDQLLDLIRQAQDEYRPVLTHFLDPRQQYIARFLLQAEGPVKMSVHGGFAGAERKRLLFYPAYYEPTLADFELQLLEIDYPTKFVTLSHGKVLGTLANVGLERDVLGDIITDEFSWQVIVQKNISEYLVQQVDQIGKVHVSLRPKELTQLTEVIPAWEKLVISCSSLRIDVIVKAVYGLSRQRVKDMINAKKISLNWLTLERSDLEVGSKDIISVRGYGRIRFEQVLGRSKRDKLRCEVSVIRK
- a CDS encoding YggT family protein, with the translated sequence MGLLTIISDLFNIYSFLIVAYCLLSWFPGAYNTKLGQLLIKICQPYLRLFDFIPPIAGISFAPLVALIVLQFVERGVFALLALLGLGF
- a CDS encoding cell division protein SepF; translated protein: MSFSSRLGSFFNIDDEEERIEDDRSEPNNYTEPPRPDNDLKEQPNVMELHNNKRPLEKKIMLFEPRIFSDVRAIASRLLEGQAAVVNFQRMDDAQAHRVVDFLSGVVFAVDGEIKRIGEQIFLCTPQDFEVEGSLTDTMRDNDYNYK